The DNA window tttcaccagcattgtgctggtgtttgcagacttttgctCCTATTTTCCCTTTGGCTTATGTGCCCTCTGCATGTGATCAGCAAGCTGTACATAACTTAGTTTGCAGGCATGGTAAAGTGGTTGAGTtggtattgtttgcctgtatttgTATCCTACActtttttaaatgcatttttcaaGTTAGTGTCATTGTTTGTGAATTTTTTAGCTTGTCTGGGACTGGTTTAGAATTCAGAATTTGGAGTACATTAATGGTTCTTCCTCCCTCTCActctttttccccccccctcaATTTTCACATTGACTCCTTGTCCACTTTTTGTACCCAGGCATTAGTCAAGACCACTCATGGCCTGCCTGATCAAAGCTGGATACCACAATCTGCATCCATGTTGGCAGAAGCAATGAACTGTGGCTGTCCAAACATGTCAGTCATGAACTGTCATGGATGTAGAACTGGAGAGAATGTTCAATTAGTTGATTGTGACTGTTTATTCCTTCACAGCGTGAGTGTATCAGTATCCACGTGGGCCAGGCTGGTGTCCAGATTGGCAATGCCTGCTGGGAGCTGTACTGCTTGGAACATGGCATCCAGCCTGATGGTCAGATGCCCAGTGATAAAACCATTGGGGGTGGCGATGATTCCTTCAATACATTCTTCAGTGAGACGGGAGCAGGCAAGCATGTACCCAGAGCTGTGTTTGTGGATTTGGAACCAACAGTGATAGGTAAATACCGATGTTTATTCCATCATtttttccccttcccaccccccaccaccatgacATGGCTACTGAACACGCTCCTCTTTTTCAGATGAGGTTCGTACTGGTACATACCGCCAGCTCTTCCACCCTGAGCAACTCATTACTGGGAAAGAAGATGCGGCCAATAACTATGCCCGTGGTCATTACACAATTGGCAAGGAGATCATTGACCTGGTCCTGGACAGAATTCGCAAACTGGTGTGTATTTACATAAATGCTTGGGAGCTGGTCTGCAGCTAGATGTGTTTTGATGTAAATAACTAAATATTCACTTGTGTTCCACAGGCTGACCAATGTACGGGTCTCCAAGGTTTCTTGGTCTTCCACAGTTTTGGCGGTGGCACTGGTTCCGGTTTTACGTCGCTGCTGATGGAGCGTCTGTCTGTCGACTATGGCAAGAAGTCCAAGCTTGAATTCTCCATCTACCCAGCGCCACAAGTGTCTACAGCTGTAGTAGAGCCCTACAATTCCATCCTAACCACCCATACCACCCTAGAGCACTCAGATTGTGCTTTCATGGTTGACAATGAAGCCATCTATGACATCTGCCGTAGAAACCTTGACATTGAACGACCATCTTACACCAATCTGAACCGTCTCATTAGCCAGATAGTGTCCTCCATCACAGCCTCCCTCCGTTTTGATGGTGCCCTGAATGTTGATCTGACTGAGTTCCAGACCAACTTGGTGCCATATCCCCGTATCCACTTCCCATTGGCCACCTATGCCCCTGTTATCTCTGCTGAGAAAGCCTACCATGAGCAATTGACAGTTGCAGAGATAACCAATGCTTGCTTTGAGCCAGCTAATCAGATGGTCAAATGTGACCCACGCCATGGCAAGTACATGGCCTGCTGCCTTCTTTATCGTGGTGATGTGGTCCCAAAAGATGTCAATGCAGCCATCGCCACCATCAAAACCAAACGTACCATCCAATTTGTGGATTGGTGCCCAACTGGTTTCAAGGTTGGCATCAACTACCAGCCTCCCACTGTGGTACCTGGAGGTGATTTGGCCAAGGTACAGCGAGCTGTGTGTATGCTGAGCAACACCACCGCTGTTGCTGAAGCTTGGGCTCGTCTGGACCACAAATTTGATCTGATGTATGCCAAGCGTGCCTTTGTTCATTGGT is part of the Narcine bancroftii isolate sNarBan1 chromosome 12, sNarBan1.hap1, whole genome shotgun sequence genome and encodes:
- the LOC138747392 gene encoding tubulin alpha-1C chain → MRECISIHVGQAGVQIGNACWELYCLEHGIQPDGQMPSDKTIGGGDDSFNTFFSETGAGKHVPRAVFVDLEPTVIDEVRTGTYRQLFHPEQLITGKEDAANNYARGHYTIGKEIIDLVLDRIRKLADQCTGLQGFLVFHSFGGGTGSGFTSLLMERLSVDYGKKSKLEFSIYPAPQVSTAVVEPYNSILTTHTTLEHSDCAFMVDNEAIYDICRRNLDIERPSYTNLNRLISQIVSSITASLRFDGALNVDLTEFQTNLVPYPRIHFPLATYAPVISAEKAYHEQLTVAEITNACFEPANQMVKCDPRHGKYMACCLLYRGDVVPKDVNAAIATIKTKRTIQFVDWCPTGFKVGINYQPPTVVPGGDLAKVQRAVCMLSNTTAVAEAWARLDHKFDLMYAKRAFVHWYVGEGMEEGEFSEAREDMAALEKDYEEVGADSTEGEEEGEEY